A genome region from Nocardia sp. NBC_01730 includes the following:
- a CDS encoding gluconokinase, which yields MPEREGAPMIVVMGVSGSGKSTVGTRLADALGIEYAEGDDFHPAANVAKMAAGTPLDDADRAPWLDAVAAWMTEHTEQGGVVSCSALKRSYRDRLRAAVPEAFFVHLAVPRIELARRMTGRRGHFMPPNLLDSQLAALEPLAADENGITIDAARTPEDLVTDAVAALG from the coding sequence ATGCCGGAACGGGAAGGCGCACCGATGATCGTGGTGATGGGAGTGTCGGGTTCCGGGAAGTCGACGGTCGGCACCCGGCTGGCCGACGCGCTCGGCATCGAGTACGCCGAAGGAGACGACTTCCATCCGGCCGCGAACGTCGCGAAGATGGCGGCCGGGACGCCGCTGGACGACGCGGACCGGGCGCCCTGGCTGGACGCGGTGGCCGCGTGGATGACCGAGCACACCGAGCAGGGTGGCGTGGTCAGCTGCTCGGCGCTCAAACGCAGCTACCGAGACCGGCTGCGCGCGGCGGTTCCCGAGGCGTTCTTCGTGCATCTGGCCGTGCCGCGAATTGAACTCGCGCGCCGCATGACCGGGCGCCGCGGACACTTCATGCCACCGAACCTGCTCGATTCGCAGCTGGCGGCGCTGGAGCCGCTGGCCGCCGATGAGAACGGCATCACGATCGACGCAGCCCGCACGCCGGAGGATCTGGTCACGGACGCGGTGGCGGCGCTGGGATAG
- a CDS encoding MFS transporter — MKPATAVEDRLSPDFYRLWASFTISQIGSALGTGALPLVAIVVLDASDLQVSLMAALSGIASAAIALPLGSFIEFRRKRPIMIQADLASFVALSSVPVTAWLGVLTYAQLCVVGTIQTLCGIVFNAANGAHVKSLVPEPQRVRANSRFETTFWMASALGAPAGGALVSMLGATITLVIDSASYLLSALGIRSIATPEPEPAHERREQHWVTDIRSGWSYIFAQPTLHRLFWNAMIFGGSLMLTAPLVALLMLRELGFAPWQYGLALGLPCLGGLLGSLCAPKLVAVFSERTVLLGFGTLRTCWLGLLLAAGPSTFGLAIIMVTETLLLFCAGVFNPVFTTYRMNCTADDHMARVGTAWSSSAKSFQPAFIALGGVIAAATSLRVAIGCAAVTLLASCLLLPWRQTVWSGSAAIPAPPPRP; from the coding sequence GTGAAACCTGCCACCGCGGTCGAAGATCGGCTCTCACCAGACTTCTATCGACTCTGGGCTTCGTTCACCATCAGCCAGATCGGCAGTGCACTCGGAACAGGTGCGCTGCCGTTGGTCGCCATCGTGGTGCTGGATGCCTCGGACCTACAGGTGTCGCTGATGGCAGCTCTGTCAGGTATCGCCAGCGCCGCCATCGCACTCCCGTTGGGATCGTTCATCGAGTTCCGCCGTAAACGCCCGATCATGATCCAAGCTGATCTGGCATCGTTTGTCGCGCTCAGCAGCGTCCCGGTGACCGCCTGGCTGGGTGTGCTGACCTACGCCCAACTGTGCGTGGTCGGCACGATCCAAACCCTGTGCGGCATCGTGTTCAACGCCGCCAACGGCGCCCACGTGAAATCCCTTGTGCCCGAACCACAACGCGTTCGAGCCAACAGCCGCTTCGAAACAACCTTTTGGATGGCCTCCGCCCTGGGCGCACCAGCCGGCGGCGCGCTCGTCTCGATGCTCGGCGCCACGATCACCCTCGTAATCGACTCGGCCAGCTACCTGCTGTCCGCGCTCGGCATCCGCAGCATCGCCACCCCCGAGCCCGAGCCCGCACACGAAAGACGCGAACAGCACTGGGTCACCGATATCCGCAGCGGATGGTCCTACATCTTCGCCCAACCCACACTGCACCGCCTGTTCTGGAACGCGATGATCTTCGGCGGCTCCCTCATGCTCACCGCGCCACTGGTTGCCCTGCTCATGCTCCGCGAACTCGGCTTCGCACCCTGGCAATACGGACTTGCCCTCGGCCTTCCGTGTCTCGGTGGCCTGCTCGGATCTCTCTGCGCACCAAAGCTTGTCGCCGTCTTCAGCGAGCGCACAGTGCTGCTCGGTTTCGGCACCCTCCGTACCTGCTGGCTGGGCCTGCTTCTCGCCGCAGGACCCAGTACATTCGGGCTGGCCATCATCATGGTCACCGAGACACTGCTGCTGTTCTGCGCCGGAGTCTTCAACCCCGTCTTCACCACCTACCGGATGAACTGCACCGCTGATGACCACATGGCCCGCGTCGGTACCGCCTGGTCGAGCAGCGCCAAAAGCTTCCAACCCGCGTTCATCGCACTCGGTGGCGTCATAGCCGCCGCGACCAGTCTCCGGGTCGCGATCGGATGCGCCGCCGTCACACTGCTCGCCAGCTGCCTACTGCTTCCATGGCGACAGACCGTATGGTCTGGAAGTGCCGCTATCCCAGCGCCGCCACCGCGTCCGTGA
- a CDS encoding M50 family metallopeptidase — protein MDRAEFVERGASIADRLTTTQAQPPWWLVAAAAVAALVLVVYTPIWRLTRNIVTIAHEGGHALVALLTGRRLNSIRLHSDTSGLTVSSGKPYGLGMVLTTMAGYPAPPLLGVGFAALLGSSRITLMLWTAIALLAALLIKIRNIYGGITVLGLGAVVFVVSWFGTDTLQAGFAYLGAWFLLFAGARPVVELQRGRSRQQRSRHHDVDSDADQLARLTHLPGLLWVVVFVAIAVGALLLGAGLLISDIAELCLPQLSSGTCPVR, from the coding sequence GTGGATAGAGCCGAATTTGTCGAGCGCGGTGCCTCCATCGCCGACCGTCTGACGACAACCCAAGCACAGCCGCCGTGGTGGCTGGTCGCCGCCGCCGCGGTGGCCGCGCTCGTGCTGGTGGTGTACACCCCGATCTGGCGGTTGACCCGCAATATCGTCACCATCGCGCATGAAGGTGGCCACGCCCTGGTCGCGCTGCTGACCGGCCGCAGGCTCAACAGCATCAGATTGCATTCGGACACTTCGGGTCTGACGGTGTCGAGCGGAAAACCATACGGCCTCGGGATGGTCCTTACCACGATGGCGGGCTACCCGGCACCGCCGCTGCTCGGTGTGGGGTTCGCGGCGTTACTCGGCTCGAGCCGGATCACGCTGATGCTCTGGACCGCCATAGCGCTGCTCGCCGCGCTGCTGATCAAGATCAGGAACATCTACGGCGGCATTACTGTCCTCGGTCTCGGAGCGGTCGTCTTCGTCGTGTCGTGGTTCGGAACCGACACGCTGCAAGCCGGTTTCGCGTATCTGGGCGCCTGGTTCCTGTTGTTCGCCGGGGCGCGACCGGTGGTCGAACTCCAGCGCGGGCGCTCACGGCAGCAGCGATCCCGGCACCACGACGTCGACTCCGATGCCGACCAGCTCGCCCGGCTCACCCATCTGCCCGGACTGCTGTGGGTGGTGGTGTTCGTTGCGATCGCGGTGGGCGCGCTGCTGCTCGGGGCGGGGTTGCTTATCTCCGACATCGCCGAACTCTGCCTTCCGCAGTTGTCCTCCGGCACCTGCCCCGTGCGGTGA
- a CDS encoding serine/threonine-protein kinase — MQPLGANDPTRIGDYRLLGVLGAGGMGRVYLGRNAGGRTVAVKVIRPDMIDAEFRERFRREVTAARRVGGRFTAPVLDADVDADPPWLATGYVAGFSLADAVDKYGPFAANSILVLAHGLVEALTAVHGAGVVHRDLKPSNVLLALDGPKVIDFGIARAVDDSALTTTGKVIGSPGFMCPEQVTGDAVGSPADIFALGGVLVFAATGHGPFGVGETVQLLWRVVYEEPQLDDVPERLRPLLAACLTKDVAARPTLDQLLAELTALGIPDRGGWLPGPALEEVSRRAVELLDLDSGPVDRAESPTPGPPDPARTADTVVRSTPPPHHQYPQGGDAGRSGPTPGWQPGPPPGSAHQHGGQQTYQPMQPGSAPFGSSAAPASTPRRPARAVLIAGALVVGIAVAAASFVVGTQLRNKDSNGSSATTNGYSPSTVTDSTGTRTVSGSPSSKVPKAFVGEWKGVASDSFASFDIVLTIRDGKVGEEVASSSNTGKVSASRCERAETLTSAAKTEIGLVARLSGGAADCLDNGSTSTVKLLPDGSVSYSTSGLIGNIEGVLRKG; from the coding sequence ATGCAACCGCTCGGTGCGAACGATCCGACGCGGATCGGCGACTACCGGCTGCTCGGCGTGCTCGGCGCGGGCGGCATGGGCCGGGTCTACCTGGGACGGAACGCGGGCGGGCGCACTGTCGCGGTCAAGGTCATCCGACCGGACATGATCGATGCCGAATTCCGCGAGCGCTTCCGGCGCGAGGTCACCGCGGCACGCCGGGTCGGCGGCCGGTTCACCGCGCCGGTGCTCGACGCCGACGTGGACGCCGATCCGCCGTGGCTCGCCACGGGTTATGTGGCCGGGTTCTCGCTGGCCGACGCGGTCGACAAATACGGGCCGTTTGCCGCGAACTCGATACTCGTGCTGGCGCACGGGCTGGTCGAGGCACTGACAGCGGTGCATGGGGCAGGCGTGGTGCACCGCGACCTCAAACCGTCGAATGTCCTCCTCGCTCTCGATGGTCCCAAGGTGATCGATTTCGGCATCGCCCGCGCTGTCGATGACAGCGCGCTCACCACCACCGGAAAGGTCATCGGCTCACCCGGGTTCATGTGTCCGGAACAGGTGACCGGCGATGCGGTGGGTTCGCCGGCAGACATCTTCGCGCTCGGCGGGGTGTTGGTATTCGCGGCGACCGGCCACGGGCCGTTCGGCGTCGGCGAGACCGTGCAGCTGCTCTGGCGGGTGGTGTATGAGGAGCCGCAGCTCGATGACGTACCGGAACGGCTGCGGCCGCTGCTGGCAGCCTGCCTGACCAAAGATGTCGCGGCGCGCCCGACCCTCGACCAGCTGCTCGCCGAACTGACCGCGCTCGGCATTCCCGATCGCGGCGGCTGGCTCCCGGGCCCTGCGCTCGAGGAGGTCAGCAGGCGTGCGGTCGAGCTGCTCGACCTGGACTCCGGCCCGGTCGACCGGGCCGAGTCCCCGACACCCGGGCCGCCGGATCCCGCGCGAACCGCCGATACCGTAGTCCGCTCCACGCCACCACCGCACCACCAATATCCGCAGGGTGGCGACGCCGGAAGGTCGGGGCCGACGCCGGGATGGCAACCCGGCCCGCCGCCCGGGTCTGCTCACCAGCACGGCGGACAGCAGACATATCAGCCCATGCAACCAGGTTCGGCTCCATTCGGATCATCTGCCGCACCAGCGTCGACACCACGCCGCCCAGCCCGCGCCGTGTTGATCGCGGGGGCGCTCGTAGTCGGCATCGCGGTCGCGGCTGCCTCGTTCGTTGTCGGCACCCAGCTGCGGAACAAGGACTCGAACGGCTCCAGCGCGACGACCAATGGCTACTCCCCGTCAACCGTAACGGATTCTACGGGCACACGGACGGTCAGCGGTTCTCCCTCCTCTAAGGTGCCGAAAGCGTTTGTCGGCGAATGGAAAGGGGTCGCCAGCGACAGCTTTGCGTCGTTCGACATCGTGCTGACCATCCGGGACGGCAAAGTCGGCGAAGAAGTCGCCTCGTCGTCGAACACCGGCAAGGTGTCCGCGAGCCGCTGCGAACGCGCCGAAACCTTGACCAGCGCCGCCAAGACCGAGATCGGCTTGGTCGCGCGGCTTTCCGGCGGCGCCGCCGACTGCTTGGACAACGGGTCCACCTCGACCGTCAAGTTGCTGCCTGACGGTTCGGTGTCCTACAGCACCTCCGGCCTCATCGGCAATATCGAAGGCGTGCTGCGCAAGGGTTAG
- a CDS encoding bile acid:sodium symporter family protein, translated as MGSTIFAVLLPLALALVMFGLGLTLTLDDFARVLRFPKAAVIALVCQMVVLPAGCLGLIYLFGLDGALAVGMMLLAASPGGPSANLFSHIAGGNVALNITLTAINSVLAVFTMPLVVALSHTLFLDGEGSLGLRPDKFAQVFVIVLVPVVIGMWVHRRFTPWSERMRGTVKILSIVVLALVVAAAVGKNFDTLTENIGTLASICLLFAVVSLTIGYFAPRLFKVDADQAIASAMEIGVHNGAIAITVAASVLGNDTMAVPGAVYGVLMNIPAAIAAYLLAKRARRDLPTPVPSVAG; from the coding sequence ATGGGTTCAACGATTTTCGCGGTGCTTCTACCGCTGGCCCTCGCCTTGGTGATGTTCGGGCTCGGATTGACCCTGACACTGGACGATTTCGCGCGGGTGCTGCGGTTTCCGAAGGCCGCGGTGATCGCGCTGGTGTGCCAGATGGTCGTGTTGCCCGCGGGCTGCCTCGGCTTGATCTACCTGTTCGGCCTTGACGGCGCGCTAGCGGTCGGCATGATGCTGCTCGCCGCGTCGCCCGGCGGACCATCGGCCAACCTGTTCAGCCACATCGCCGGGGGCAACGTGGCGCTGAACATCACGCTCACCGCGATCAATTCGGTGCTCGCGGTGTTCACCATGCCGCTGGTCGTCGCCTTGTCCCACACGTTGTTCCTGGACGGCGAGGGATCGCTTGGGCTGCGACCGGACAAGTTCGCCCAGGTCTTCGTCATCGTGCTGGTGCCGGTCGTGATCGGGATGTGGGTGCACCGACGGTTCACGCCGTGGTCGGAGCGGATGCGCGGCACCGTGAAGATCCTGTCCATCGTGGTGCTCGCGCTGGTGGTCGCCGCCGCGGTGGGCAAGAACTTCGACACGCTCACCGAGAACATCGGCACACTGGCCTCGATCTGTCTGCTGTTCGCCGTCGTGAGCCTGACCATCGGCTACTTCGCACCCCGGTTGTTCAAGGTGGACGCCGACCAGGCGATCGCCTCGGCGATGGAGATCGGCGTCCACAACGGGGCGATCGCGATCACCGTCGCCGCATCGGTACTTGGCAACGACACCATGGCCGTGCCAGGGGCGGTGTACGGCGTCCTGATGAACATCCCCGCGGCCATCGCCGCGTATCTGCTGGCCAAGCGGGCGCGGCGGGACCTACCTACCCCGGTGCCGAGCGTGGCCGGTTAA
- a CDS encoding Gfo/Idh/MocA family protein, with protein MRSLEVAVVGYGLAGSIFHAPFIAAEPRMRVAAVVTSSAERAEQARREHPGVRVVSHADDLFAEPAGLDLVVVATPNRSHAPLAAQALDAGLPVVVDKPFAVSVADAEAVVAQAERSGLALSVFQNRRWDGDFQTVRELVETGKLGRVRRFESRFERWRPVSTGGWREVGSDEDGAGILLDLGSHLVDQAVTLFGPVHSVYCELDRRREGMRADDDAFVALTHTSGVRSHLWMSAVTPQLGPRFRVLGSESGYVSYGLDPQEDALRSGRRPGDGAPWGTVEPEHWGLLGAEPDTVPTPTAPGDYTAFYSAMAAALLDGAPVPVDPRDAVTTLRLLAKARESADTGVTVTA; from the coding sequence ATGCGCAGCCTCGAGGTCGCCGTTGTCGGATACGGCTTGGCCGGGTCGATTTTCCATGCTCCATTCATCGCGGCCGAGCCCCGGATGCGGGTGGCCGCGGTGGTCACGTCGTCCGCGGAGCGCGCGGAACAGGCGCGGCGCGAACACCCGGGAGTGCGTGTGGTGTCGCACGCCGACGATCTTTTCGCCGAACCAGCGGGGCTCGATCTCGTCGTGGTCGCCACGCCCAACCGCTCGCACGCGCCGCTGGCCGCGCAAGCGCTCGACGCGGGACTGCCGGTAGTGGTCGACAAGCCGTTCGCGGTCTCGGTGGCCGACGCCGAGGCCGTGGTCGCGCAGGCCGAGCGGTCCGGCCTCGCGCTGTCGGTCTTCCAGAACCGGCGCTGGGATGGTGACTTCCAGACCGTGCGCGAGCTCGTCGAGACCGGGAAGCTCGGCCGGGTACGACGCTTCGAGTCGCGGTTCGAACGCTGGCGGCCGGTGTCGACGGGCGGCTGGCGCGAGGTCGGCTCCGACGAGGACGGCGCGGGTATCCTCCTGGACCTCGGCAGCCATCTGGTCGACCAGGCCGTGACGCTGTTCGGCCCGGTGCACTCGGTGTATTGCGAACTGGATCGGCGACGCGAGGGTATGCGCGCCGACGACGATGCCTTCGTCGCGCTCACCCATACTTCCGGCGTCCGCTCGCACCTGTGGATGAGCGCCGTGACGCCCCAACTCGGCCCGCGTTTCCGGGTGCTCGGCTCCGAGTCCGGGTACGTCAGCTATGGACTCGACCCGCAGGAGGACGCGTTGCGGTCCGGCCGCCGCCCCGGCGACGGCGCGCCATGGGGCACAGTCGAGCCCGAACATTGGGGGCTGCTGGGCGCCGAACCGGACACTGTGCCGACACCGACCGCCCCGGGCGATTACACCGCGTTCTACTCCGCGATGGCCGCGGCGCTTCTCGACGGCGCGCCCGTTCCGGTCGACCCGCGCGACGCCGTCACCACACTGCGTCTGCTGGCCAAGGCGCGGGAATCGGCGGACACGGGTGTGACCGTGACCGCCTGA
- a CDS encoding response regulator transcription factor, translating into MAAADLNVLVVDDDFRVANLHAGIVDSIAGFTIAGTANTLATARELVAAGPIDLALVDVYLPDGSGIDFVREILCDAMILTASTESDTVRAAIAAGALAYLVKPFPHTDLAARLAAYARYRRILAVPQVDNARVSAALHALRPAAAASTPAAVGSPTKDLVLQSIVDAGVPLSAGEVATAIGISRATAQRYLATLVTSGAVRMGLRYGSTGRPEQEYSAAPQR; encoded by the coding sequence ATGGCCGCAGCAGATCTGAATGTTCTCGTCGTCGACGATGACTTCCGGGTGGCGAATCTGCATGCCGGAATCGTCGACTCCATCGCGGGTTTCACCATCGCGGGCACGGCCAACACCCTCGCCACCGCGCGGGAACTCGTCGCGGCGGGGCCGATCGATCTCGCGCTGGTCGACGTCTACCTTCCGGACGGTTCCGGCATCGACTTCGTTCGCGAGATCTTGTGCGACGCCATGATTCTCACCGCGTCCACCGAGAGCGACACCGTGCGGGCGGCCATCGCGGCGGGCGCACTGGCCTACCTCGTGAAACCGTTCCCGCATACCGACCTGGCCGCCCGGCTGGCCGCCTACGCCCGCTACCGCCGCATCCTTGCGGTGCCGCAGGTCGACAACGCTCGGGTGTCCGCCGCGCTCCATGCCCTGCGGCCCGCGGCCGCCGCCAGCACCCCGGCCGCGGTCGGCTCACCCACCAAAGACCTTGTCCTGCAATCCATTGTCGATGCGGGCGTACCCTTGTCCGCGGGCGAGGTTGCCACCGCCATCGGCATCTCACGCGCCACCGCGCAGCGCTATCTGGCCACCCTCGTCACCAGCGGCGCCGTGCGCATGGGCCTGCGCTACGGCAGCACCGGCCGCCCCGAGCAGGAGTACTCCGCGGCGCCCCAGCGGTGA
- a CDS encoding sensor histidine kinase gives MATERVRAVRLRTQVLLLQIVVVTLTLGVAFAVFGYLTDQRLRDAYGQRALAIARTVAADPVVRGEVSRYAPGVVTADPDLHRELAAGPLERIAVDATQRNEALFVVITDDAGIRLAHPDQTRLTEHVSTDPSEALAGREVIDEERGTLGDSVRAKVPVLEPDSGRIVGAVSVGIATDAVHDQLLDDLRTAGMLVGAALLVGIAGSILLARRWRGLTLGLEPGELAELVRGQAAVLHGIGRGVLAVDSSWRTTFVNDEARRLLGIGPDIGRPVDEVGLTPRVLEVFRGLDEQPASATVGSHIVVVSARRVSRDGRNLGAVLTVRDRTDVESLTRQLDAVQSMSTVLRAQRHEFSNKMHLISGLLHSGRVDEASRSIDELIGAGPLGAATPGIDAIHDAYLQAFLAAKAAHARESGVELVLGPNTWVEGSLADPVDVTTVLGNLLDNAIEAVRASDRPVPQVEVELVQEDSTLHITVADSGDGVAPELVDSLFTEGTSTREDHGVPGGRGVGLALIRQIARAHGGDVRLSSAGGGEPPLTGAEFIARMPGVLVDSEVPWPQQI, from the coding sequence ATGGCCACTGAGCGCGTACGGGCCGTGCGGTTGCGGACCCAGGTTCTGCTGTTGCAGATCGTGGTCGTCACGCTGACGCTCGGTGTCGCGTTCGCGGTGTTCGGCTACCTCACCGATCAGCGGCTGCGCGACGCCTACGGGCAGCGCGCGCTGGCCATCGCCCGCACCGTCGCGGCCGACCCGGTGGTGCGCGGTGAGGTGAGCAGGTACGCGCCCGGCGTGGTTACCGCCGACCCGGACCTGCACAGGGAGCTCGCCGCGGGTCCGCTGGAGCGGATCGCGGTCGACGCGACGCAGCGGAACGAGGCGCTGTTCGTGGTGATCACCGACGATGCGGGCATCCGCCTCGCGCATCCGGACCAGACCCGGCTCACCGAGCACGTCAGCACCGACCCGTCCGAAGCGCTCGCCGGCCGGGAGGTGATCGATGAGGAACGCGGCACACTCGGCGACTCGGTGCGGGCGAAAGTTCCTGTGCTGGAACCTGATTCGGGGCGTATCGTGGGCGCGGTGAGTGTCGGCATCGCTACCGACGCGGTGCACGATCAGTTGCTGGACGATCTGCGCACCGCGGGCATGCTGGTCGGTGCCGCGCTGCTGGTCGGCATCGCCGGTTCGATCCTGCTCGCCCGGCGCTGGCGCGGGCTGACGCTCGGGCTCGAGCCGGGCGAACTCGCCGAGCTCGTGCGCGGCCAGGCCGCGGTGCTGCACGGCATCGGCCGCGGGGTGCTCGCCGTGGATTCGTCCTGGCGTACGACGTTCGTCAACGACGAGGCGCGCAGGCTGCTCGGCATCGGACCGGACATCGGGCGACCGGTGGACGAGGTCGGCTTGACCCCCCGCGTCCTGGAAGTGTTTCGCGGCCTGGACGAACAACCCGCTTCGGCGACGGTTGGTTCGCATATCGTCGTCGTCTCCGCGCGGCGGGTCAGCCGCGACGGGCGCAATCTCGGCGCGGTGCTCACCGTGCGCGACCGCACCGACGTGGAGTCGCTGACCAGGCAACTCGACGCCGTGCAGTCGATGAGCACGGTGCTGCGCGCGCAGCGGCACGAGTTCTCCAACAAGATGCATCTGATCAGCGGCCTGCTGCACAGCGGACGCGTCGATGAGGCGTCGCGATCGATCGACGAGCTGATCGGCGCTGGACCGCTCGGCGCCGCGACACCGGGCATCGACGCCATTCACGACGCCTACCTCCAGGCGTTCCTGGCCGCCAAAGCCGCGCACGCCAGGGAGAGCGGCGTCGAACTCGTGCTCGGTCCGAACACCTGGGTGGAGGGCAGCCTCGCCGATCCCGTGGACGTGACGACAGTCCTCGGCAACCTACTCGACAACGCGATAGAGGCGGTCCGCGCCTCCGACCGTCCGGTGCCGCAGGTGGAAGTCGAATTGGTACAGGAGGATTCGACATTGCACATCACCGTCGCCGACAGCGGTGACGGTGTCGCCCCCGAGCTGGTCGATTCACTCTTCACCGAGGGGACCTCGACCAGGGAGGACCACGGTGTCCCTGGTGGACGTGGTGTCGGCCTGGCCCTGATCCGCCAGATCGCGCGCGCTCACGGCGGCGACGTGCGCCTGTCCAGCGCTGGTGGCGGCGAACCACCGCTCACCGGCGCCGAGTTCATCGCTCGCATGCCCGGAGTGCTCGTCGACAGCGAGGTGCCATGGCCGCAGCAGATCTGA